From a single Leptospira levettii genomic region:
- a CDS encoding efflux RND transporter permease subunit — protein sequence MSFSIAKRFLYQWVLFFGTVILVSLMTSREILISENKEIEHEHTLVISQNWSGKTTNQVEELLTKPWEMMLKSVSGYLELKSVSEFGNVTMHLKLNEGIGKEEIIRTIRNLYILNQDLFPKDVLFPRFMFDSGIDSNLILLRRISKTKSPPPAELLRKIQNVTGVKKISYQPESETEIQINIDHNLLLSGFSPSMTEIYNRLRHHLDSVSYDPGQNQYFLKEYPANPSEWENVFILAQGKTFLPLGKIASVSISNVHGKNHTRINGSSFESIVIFTNNAFQLIQLSFLLDSYLSEFPDWQFVFSSQEELIENIAFIFYFYLGIEGIYFLYFGIVKRKWILCFIHTGTFLLFLVLLFFSLKCLGIPIGISGFVFLLLLKVQLPLISFRRMVVHKKQIFSASLILILSLYFQLLPTSILNLLMIFLFALIFYPILLHLFLNFGKREGKQSFSLQDLQIQKLNELVSKKEPGSFNTNTILTFSLYFVTFLYSLPVLFDPVSSFPHLDNIQLAKLEFPSYVAESERIRITKQVEQSILQKQLTNLLVVTHKNTRSDFYMKWKEGIHSLHFKNLPSEMGYFHFLEGMDGFESTILRFTNMDPNSLESSVLKMIPWIQVQKKVSDVILGFQPSTEGIEFQTDAYQLTKMGVGIDPSIRETNLILQPNVVSKMLYGGKLVDVKLNSNHTISKENFQKQPVAVGNGKVLYPESLRHYSTHQNLGKIYHKNAETSMEIIVKGEGINWNLMEDGIQTLLAKDKTQLAERSKSDHGTIKYQFIFLLLFQIPFFFRKKYWIELLSFLFAFVILCKCQFQFFSRNYDQLCFIPFLFIMFRMNSYQKKIPPFYLSFPYVGLLIVTYFYPWKSGVYLFQSLFLFQVFGIISDKFKNNLRIFRTR from the coding sequence ATGAGTTTCTCCATTGCCAAAAGGTTTCTTTACCAATGGGTATTATTTTTTGGTACTGTCATTTTAGTTTCTCTCATGACAAGTAGAGAAATATTAATTTCTGAAAATAAGGAAATAGAACACGAACATACATTGGTTATTTCTCAAAATTGGTCAGGCAAAACGACTAACCAAGTGGAAGAGTTACTTACCAAACCATGGGAAATGATGCTAAAATCTGTTAGTGGGTATCTGGAACTCAAATCTGTTTCGGAATTTGGAAATGTTACCATGCACTTAAAACTAAATGAAGGAATTGGAAAAGAGGAAATCATACGAACAATTCGAAATTTATACATCTTAAACCAAGATCTATTCCCCAAAGATGTATTATTTCCTAGGTTTATGTTTGATTCTGGAATTGATTCGAATTTGATTCTCCTACGTAGAATTTCCAAAACTAAGTCACCTCCACCTGCTGAATTATTACGAAAAATCCAGAATGTAACTGGTGTTAAAAAAATTTCATACCAACCAGAGTCTGAAACTGAAATCCAAATCAATATTGACCATAACCTTCTGCTAAGCGGTTTCAGTCCTTCCATGACGGAAATTTACAATCGTTTACGCCATCATTTAGATTCGGTTTCCTATGATCCGGGACAAAATCAATATTTTTTGAAAGAATACCCTGCTAATCCAAGTGAATGGGAAAACGTATTCATCTTGGCCCAAGGGAAAACTTTTCTTCCACTTGGAAAAATCGCGAGTGTAAGTATATCAAATGTTCATGGTAAAAATCATACAAGAATCAATGGCTCGAGTTTTGAATCAATAGTGATCTTTACAAACAATGCCTTCCAACTCATCCAATTGTCATTTCTTTTGGATTCATACCTGTCTGAATTCCCTGATTGGCAATTTGTCTTTTCAAGCCAAGAGGAATTGATAGAGAACATAGCGTTTATATTTTATTTTTACCTTGGAATCGAAGGAATTTATTTCCTATATTTTGGTATTGTGAAAAGGAAATGGATCTTATGTTTCATCCATACAGGTACATTTCTCTTATTTCTAGTCCTCCTATTTTTTTCTCTCAAATGTTTGGGTATACCAATTGGAATTTCGGGTTTTGTATTTTTATTACTTTTGAAAGTACAATTGCCATTGATTTCCTTTCGAAGGATGGTTGTGCATAAAAAACAAATTTTCTCTGCAAGTTTGATTTTGATACTTTCGCTGTATTTTCAGTTACTTCCCACATCGATTTTAAATTTACTGATGATCTTTTTATTTGCTCTCATTTTTTATCCAATCCTTTTGCATCTGTTTTTGAATTTTGGGAAGAGAGAAGGAAAACAGAGTTTTTCCTTACAAGATTTGCAAATACAGAAACTAAATGAATTGGTTTCAAAGAAAGAACCTGGTAGTTTCAATACGAATACCATATTAACATTCTCATTGTATTTTGTAACGTTTCTATATTCGTTACCAGTGCTTTTTGATCCCGTATCTTCCTTCCCTCATTTAGATAACATACAATTGGCAAAATTGGAATTTCCTTCCTATGTTGCAGAATCAGAGAGGATCCGAATTACAAAACAAGTGGAACAATCAATCTTGCAGAAACAATTGACAAACTTACTTGTCGTAACTCATAAAAATACCAGGTCTGATTTTTATATGAAATGGAAGGAAGGGATTCATTCTCTTCATTTTAAAAACTTACCTTCGGAAATGGGTTACTTCCATTTTTTAGAAGGAATGGATGGATTTGAATCTACAATACTAAGGTTCACAAATATGGATCCAAATTCATTGGAATCATCTGTATTAAAAATGATTCCTTGGATTCAGGTGCAAAAAAAAGTATCGGATGTTATTTTGGGATTCCAACCTTCAACGGAAGGAATCGAGTTTCAGACGGATGCGTATCAATTGACTAAAATGGGAGTAGGTATTGATCCGTCGATTCGGGAAACAAATCTTATATTACAACCGAATGTCGTAAGTAAAATGTTATACGGAGGAAAGTTAGTTGATGTGAAATTAAATTCAAATCATACGATTTCAAAAGAGAATTTTCAAAAACAGCCAGTTGCTGTTGGGAATGGAAAAGTCCTTTATCCTGAATCGTTAAGGCATTATTCGACTCATCAAAATTTGGGAAAAATATACCATAAAAATGCCGAGACAAGTATGGAGATCATTGTTAAAGGTGAGGGTATCAATTGGAATTTAATGGAAGACGGAATACAAACATTACTTGCCAAAGATAAGACCCAATTAGCAGAGAGGTCCAAATCAGATCATGGGACAATCAAATATCAATTTATATTTTTGCTTTTATTCCAAATACCTTTCTTCTTTCGTAAAAAATATTGGATCGAATTATTATCATTTCTATTTGCATTTGTAATTCTTTGTAAATGCCAATTCCAATTTTTTTCTAGGAATTATGATCAATTGTGTTTTATCCCATTCTTATTTATTATGTTTCGAATGAATTCTTATCAGAAAAAAATCCCTCCATTTTACCTAAGTTTCCCATATGTTGGATTGTTAATTGTTACTTATTTTTATCCATGGAAATCTGGTGTTTATTTATTCCAGTCACTGTTTTTGTTCCAGGTTTTTGGAATCATTTCTGATAAGTTTAAAAACAATTTAAGAATATTCAGAACCAGATAA
- a CDS encoding TIGR04388 family protein, with protein MLSYHFWLRAISFVVIFYLILISNHVFSQSLQDSWEVPTYQTNEYADLYGRLYFSSSLQDWEEGVESVLTNAMISWQSEANRHIEEILQKETGEDAYITNEGYVDERRRSLFSEASIVYTEWERNLVNDYYLNRISFLEKLETGKVDALYFQRIGQESIFDSYTQEEKLLHENRENILRAAEEWEYEWEKSKQEGLDSFASSLEALDEDYVKYLSTLQETENQFISNLNAIDEYRQTVYSALASMIQQMKDGIEGSCEITSGCLYRNYDGSYNEAGKIFSKLITEISDVLSLNEKDPELLFTNVATKMQDFLADESNKAFVEQTYYKDRIYTYQTGLQINLNNSKSSFNLADAEWILRNQNYHQLSSDVKYENWSYIPGDVGVFAGIQDSELQSFFRSIHNSDYNQLTDIINAKLGDGRRVQNLINANLYTDAYHFLNNFTIMGLGVPFENAYHTQGNLILDGKSKYGFWQAERNLTIFTPGTYSYQMGAIGYSVLYEMYDDSSYTTSLYWDSNFSQLKEQNKSFTDKLLPAITQWETRVKQYSDSFKNWSDVREGLIEEAKLEYQKNRINLESSKENWLQKLEGENEKGWKSWSELYEKGDATTKVSNVQPLEFDSNYKTIQDQGKLMTFRNESLLGNDLNEIQLGQSSMLETFQRTVFGVNQFASVVQMNHELEEFQKKEQNKLINQYVYGINTDVIGDRKLTKGELILVGNADYKNLTEEEKTNFGKCYEDPSVTKCNELLKKEYVVSDPGKNGNITISKEIYNGMLGSRNNEGEYNASMSVISKQISLSSIGKIQAVDRKDFFTEWTEEDWENLQKRKNQIADTFVTQSLKKDQNQLITNLNALESLNENNYKKYVTKKESQENIDSFVQEMALAYLTGGVAGVKASLKGKFESSINNEIAKVWIKASGGDENQIQLASMAIDFMRGRISERKIKSREKYVSIKNPIQAIETVVRNTVSYTIQGIDTLTNGLGSIPINLAMSGIMGLTKELAGEKKYNKLNQQLSGSKTRLEEIKNNEEQIIESSLSISLARATGIPIDTISNLVGDFRGKQKAKKADREMSKNILSDVGSKIAGAIGGILKTAIVAIGVTEEEIYSIMSDAHKFVNSGNTNRNSDSLANFGYTLQTLGLQANWTQYKSPTLDLKDKNAVVTELGKTMIAKELARVYGVDETFVRQAFDAVYGKYQKKKSEGKAQNSAIRQTVVNAASIAITMGANGVWGSANSTLAKVGKFANVLTKGAIPATARVGQVITSTVLQTAAGSHEGTNGAVAGFANGSLLGLTDSFGKFNTGIFKGMMPGIGVSYSEKNGWGGTVGIGNSINNVSYSISEKGNSSLQISQAIAKGIQFATDFTSNQNYKIGLNYNPSGEGPRKNWNFSMMYDLKGSGFSGTVGYTEPNSKLGITSNIDPNGISYASTLQGVNIGTNSEEGFQLEEFNFANQNINMAQDASDVTDQNGNVIENEGDSPLSDIAGQIGMFGGLLLGGFGAFNLLRNRMSGGSNFLQVGSDIGKMNFESNSDRSIFSRLTDPIQKGLFWFGESVSRYSDSFTPDQTNEKVRNTKEPLSAKETDRISKLKTSIIDDYKKDSRLDTEKKLYELKQAGVDTSEIEAKIKVKRGGKDVPMSKAVEKSFNEYKRLRESRSVRPIGAEVVEYVSSSDALSKVNATFDPKKETIDAYVKRLGDEISKFSADVDLSTNELVSQHCANVAKLLGDNLMSKIKYKQSQLIDGKEVASAVNTVDENGFRKISETDCIRYIGAVLFGAGLTEKGNFANLNSDVYLTPEEMERMATEFKAGFVHKNGVEYFRQAGSFSKLVSERLTTETELKAHKAKGIIPDLKVGTIGITRKMETIEGTKTEAMKSDHIYIVIGKQFNPTLGVMEYLISESAGGKGVQNRWIRAETNKQIIANLTSKYKSQKMSDTQISEKISKLKIPDIYSDYLNRSEFYNLKPQGTEKNENV; from the coding sequence ATGTTATCATATCATTTTTGGTTAAGAGCCATATCATTCGTTGTTATTTTTTACTTGATATTGATTTCAAATCATGTGTTTTCCCAGTCTTTACAAGATTCCTGGGAGGTCCCAACCTATCAGACAAATGAATATGCCGATTTATATGGGCGATTGTATTTTTCCTCTTCATTGCAGGATTGGGAAGAAGGAGTAGAGTCGGTTTTGACAAATGCGATGATTTCTTGGCAATCAGAAGCAAATCGTCACATTGAAGAAATTTTACAAAAAGAAACTGGAGAAGATGCTTATATTACAAACGAAGGTTATGTGGATGAGAGAAGGCGATCCTTGTTTTCGGAAGCATCTATAGTTTATACAGAATGGGAACGTAATTTAGTAAACGATTACTATTTAAACCGCATCAGTTTTTTAGAAAAATTAGAAACAGGAAAGGTTGATGCCCTTTATTTCCAAAGGATTGGACAAGAAAGCATTTTTGATTCCTACACGCAGGAGGAGAAGTTGTTACATGAGAATCGAGAAAATATCCTGCGAGCTGCTGAAGAATGGGAATACGAATGGGAAAAATCGAAACAAGAGGGATTGGACTCTTTTGCGTCTTCATTGGAAGCACTTGATGAAGATTATGTCAAATACTTGTCAACTCTCCAAGAGACAGAAAACCAATTCATTAGTAACTTGAATGCGATTGATGAATATAGGCAAACTGTATATTCTGCTTTGGCTTCCATGATCCAACAAATGAAGGATGGAATTGAAGGTTCTTGTGAGATCACATCTGGATGTTTGTATCGAAACTATGATGGAAGTTATAATGAAGCAGGCAAAATATTCTCAAAATTAATAACAGAAATCTCCGATGTCCTATCTTTGAATGAAAAGGATCCTGAATTGTTGTTTACGAATGTAGCAACAAAGATGCAGGATTTTTTGGCAGATGAATCTAATAAAGCATTCGTTGAACAAACTTATTATAAAGATCGGATCTACACATACCAAACCGGGTTACAGATCAATTTAAATAATTCAAAATCTAGTTTCAATTTAGCTGATGCAGAATGGATTTTGAGAAATCAGAATTATCATCAATTGTCAAGTGATGTTAAGTATGAAAATTGGAGTTACATTCCTGGAGATGTTGGAGTATTTGCAGGGATTCAGGATTCAGAGTTACAATCATTTTTTCGTTCCATTCATAACTCTGATTACAATCAACTTACAGATATTATCAATGCAAAGTTGGGAGACGGTCGAAGGGTACAGAATCTCATCAATGCCAATTTGTATACCGATGCGTACCATTTTTTGAACAATTTCACGATCATGGGATTGGGAGTTCCATTCGAGAATGCATATCATACACAAGGGAATTTGATTTTAGATGGAAAGAGTAAATATGGATTTTGGCAAGCAGAACGAAATTTAACAATTTTTACTCCTGGAACTTATTCTTACCAAATGGGAGCAATCGGATATTCTGTTTTGTATGAAATGTATGATGATTCTTCTTATACTACTTCGTTGTATTGGGATTCCAATTTTTCGCAACTAAAAGAGCAAAACAAAAGTTTTACGGACAAACTATTGCCAGCAATTACCCAATGGGAAACGAGAGTGAAACAATATTCGGATAGTTTTAAAAATTGGTCCGACGTTCGTGAGGGTCTCATTGAAGAAGCAAAACTTGAATACCAGAAAAATCGAATTAACTTAGAATCATCGAAAGAGAATTGGTTACAAAAGTTAGAAGGAGAAAATGAGAAAGGATGGAAATCCTGGAGTGAATTGTATGAAAAAGGAGATGCAACAACAAAAGTATCCAATGTGCAACCATTAGAATTTGATTCTAATTATAAAACAATCCAAGACCAAGGGAAACTAATGACTTTTCGAAATGAATCTCTTTTGGGGAACGATTTGAATGAAATACAACTTGGACAAAGTTCTATGCTTGAAACGTTTCAAAGGACTGTGTTTGGGGTCAATCAATTCGCAAGTGTTGTCCAGATGAATCATGAACTTGAGGAATTCCAAAAGAAGGAACAAAACAAACTGATCAACCAATATGTCTATGGAATCAATACGGATGTGATTGGGGATCGAAAATTGACAAAAGGAGAATTGATCTTAGTCGGAAATGCAGATTATAAAAACTTAACAGAGGAAGAAAAAACTAACTTTGGAAAATGTTATGAAGATCCAAGTGTAACAAAGTGTAATGAATTGTTAAAAAAAGAGTATGTGGTATCTGATCCAGGTAAAAATGGAAATATCACCATAAGTAAAGAAATTTACAATGGTATGTTAGGTTCTAGGAATAATGAAGGCGAATATAATGCTTCAATGTCTGTGATAAGTAAACAAATATCATTAAGTTCGATTGGAAAAATCCAAGCTGTCGATCGGAAAGATTTTTTCACCGAATGGACAGAGGAAGATTGGGAGAATTTACAAAAACGAAAAAACCAAATTGCTGATACATTTGTGACACAGTCTTTAAAAAAAGACCAAAATCAGCTCATTACAAATTTAAACGCCTTAGAATCGTTAAATGAAAATAATTATAAAAAATACGTAACGAAAAAAGAATCACAAGAAAATATAGATTCTTTTGTACAAGAAATGGCACTCGCTTATTTAACAGGTGGTGTTGCAGGTGTGAAGGCATCATTAAAAGGAAAATTCGAATCATCGATTAATAATGAAATTGCAAAAGTTTGGATCAAAGCATCAGGTGGAGATGAAAATCAAATCCAATTGGCTTCCATGGCAATTGATTTTATGCGAGGTCGAATTTCGGAAAGGAAAATTAAATCACGAGAGAAATATGTTTCTATAAAAAATCCAATTCAAGCCATTGAAACGGTTGTTAGAAATACAGTTTCTTATACAATCCAAGGCATCGATACTCTTACGAATGGCTTGGGATCAATACCGATAAATTTGGCAATGTCTGGAATAATGGGACTAACAAAGGAATTAGCCGGCGAAAAAAAATATAATAAACTAAATCAACAATTATCTGGTTCGAAAACACGACTCGAAGAAATCAAAAATAACGAAGAACAAATTATAGAATCCAGTCTTTCGATTTCTCTTGCACGAGCCACGGGTATTCCTATCGATACAATTTCCAATCTAGTGGGAGACTTCAGAGGGAAACAAAAGGCAAAAAAAGCCGATAGAGAGATGTCAAAAAATATTCTTTCTGATGTCGGTTCTAAAATCGCAGGTGCAATAGGAGGGATTCTAAAAACAGCTATTGTTGCTATCGGAGTAACTGAAGAGGAGATTTACAGTATCATGTCTGATGCTCATAAATTTGTTAATTCAGGAAACACAAATCGAAATTCTGATTCTCTCGCTAATTTTGGATATACCTTACAAACGTTAGGTTTGCAGGCAAATTGGACTCAATACAAAAGTCCCACCTTAGATCTGAAAGATAAGAATGCGGTAGTGACAGAATTAGGAAAAACAATGATTGCTAAAGAATTAGCAAGAGTTTATGGAGTTGATGAAACATTTGTTAGGCAAGCTTTTGATGCAGTTTACGGAAAATACCAAAAGAAAAAATCAGAAGGGAAGGCACAGAATTCAGCAATTAGGCAAACAGTTGTTAATGCAGCTTCCATTGCAATCACGATGGGTGCAAATGGAGTCTGGGGGAGTGCCAACTCCACACTTGCAAAAGTTGGTAAATTTGCAAATGTTTTGACAAAGGGGGCAATTCCTGCAACGGCAAGAGTTGGGCAAGTGATCACCTCGACTGTTTTACAAACCGCAGCTGGTAGTCATGAGGGAACAAATGGTGCAGTAGCAGGATTTGCCAATGGTTCGTTGTTAGGTCTGACAGATTCATTTGGAAAGTTTAATACGGGTATATTCAAAGGTATGATGCCAGGGATTGGTGTTTCATATTCAGAAAAGAATGGATGGGGTGGTACTGTTGGAATAGGAAATTCAATCAATAATGTGAGTTATTCGATATCTGAAAAAGGAAACTCTTCCTTACAAATTTCCCAAGCAATCGCAAAAGGGATTCAATTTGCAACAGACTTTACATCAAATCAAAATTATAAAATTGGTCTCAACTATAATCCTTCAGGCGAAGGTCCAAGAAAAAATTGGAATTTTTCAATGATGTACGATTTAAAAGGTTCCGGGTTCAGCGGTACTGTTGGTTATACAGAACCAAACTCAAAACTCGGAATCACATCCAATATAGATCCAAATGGAATTTCGTATGCTTCAACCTTACAGGGAGTCAATATAGGAACCAATTCAGAAGAAGGATTCCAACTTGAGGAATTTAATTTTGCCAATCAAAATATCAATATGGCGCAAGATGCCAGTGATGTTACCGATCAAAATGGGAATGTCATTGAAAATGAAGGAGATAGTCCTCTTTCCGACATAGCAGGACAGATTGGAATGTTTGGCGGTTTATTGTTAGGTGGATTTGGAGCATTCAATTTGTTACGAAATAGGATGAGTGGAGGGAGTAACTTCCTTCAAGTGGGATCGGATATCGGAAAAATGAATTTTGAATCCAATTCAGATCGTTCTATTTTTAGTCGTTTGACTGACCCGATCCAAAAGGGACTTTTTTGGTTTGGTGAATCTGTTAGCAGGTATTCTGATTCTTTCACTCCAGATCAAACCAATGAGAAAGTTAGAAATACAAAAGAACCATTATCGGCAAAAGAAACAGATCGTATTTCCAAATTAAAAACAAGTATCATTGATGATTACAAGAAAGACTCGAGGTTAGATACAGAAAAAAAACTTTATGAATTGAAACAAGCAGGAGTGGACACTTCTGAAATCGAAGCAAAAATCAAAGTAAAACGTGGTGGAAAAGATGTTCCCATGTCTAAAGCAGTTGAAAAGTCCTTCAATGAATACAAACGGTTACGCGAATCTCGTTCAGTTCGTCCCATTGGTGCAGAGGTTGTGGAATATGTGAGTTCCAGTGATGCTCTTTCGAAGGTAAATGCTACATTTGATCCAAAGAAGGAAACAATCGATGCATATGTAAAACGTTTGGGAGATGAAATCTCAAAATTTTCAGCCGATGTGGACCTTTCTACAAATGAACTTGTATCCCAACATTGCGCCAATGTTGCCAAACTCCTTGGTGATAACCTGATGAGCAAAATAAAATACAAACAATCCCAATTAATTGATGGAAAAGAAGTTGCATCAGCTGTAAACACGGTAGATGAAAATGGATTTCGCAAAATTTCGGAGACAGATTGTATCCGATACATAGGTGCCGTGTTATTTGGTGCGGGATTAACGGAGAAAGGAAATTTTGCTAATTTAAATTCAGATGTCTACTTAACTCCTGAAGAAATGGAACGTATGGCTACGGAATTTAAGGCCGGTTTTGTTCACAAAAATGGAGTGGAATACTTCCGGCAAGCTGGTAGTTTTAGCAAATTAGTTTCAGAAAGACTCACAACGGAAACGGAATTGAAAGCTCATAAGGCGAAAGGTATCATCCCTGATCTAAAAGTAGGTACGATTGGAATCACAAGGAAAATGGAAACGATTGAGGGCACAAAGACTGAAGCAATGAAATCAGATCATATCTATATTGTCATCGGAAAACAATTCAATCCAACGTTAGGAGTGATGGAATACCTGATCTCGGAATCAGCAGGGGGAAAAGGAGTACAAAATCGTTGGATTAGAGCAGAAACGAATAAACAGATAATAGCAAATTTAACATCAAAATATAAATCTCAAAAAATGTCTGATACCCAAATCAGTGAGAAAATTTCAAAATTGAAAATTCCAGACATCTATTCTGATTATTTAAATCGTTCTGAATTTTATAATTTAAAACCTCAAGGAACTGAAAAAAATGAAAATGTATAA